CATCCACTACAAAAAAGTGGTCTGCCCAGCTGCATTTGTGGTTCGGCTTATCTGTGGGTTTGATCGTATTCATTGTTTCCCTTTCCGGAACTTTATATGTTTTTAAGGATGAAATCCAGAATATAATCCGAAAAGATGCTATAGAACTCAAAAGAGAAACCATTCGGGAACAACCTTTACCAATTAGCCTTCTCCGTGAAAAAGTAACATTGGAACTTAACGAAAAATATCCTTTGAGTTCTGTTGAAATCCCAATGGATAAAGGAAAATCTTATGGTTTTTTATATTATAAAAAAGGGAAAAAGGGATGGAATTATTTTCAGGAAGTATTGATCAATAAGCAGGTTTTTGTTAATCAGTATACCGGTGAAATCCTGGCTGTTTATGATGAAAAATATGATGTCTTTACCATTTTAAAATATATTCACTGGAGTCTTCTTCTGAAATCGGATTGGGGAAAATATGTGGTGGGAATTCCGGTGGTTCTTTTTATTGTAATGCTGATCACAGGAATTGTATTATGGTGGCCTCAAAATAAAAAAGCAAGAAAAGGGCGCTTCTGGTTTAACTGGAAAAATGTAAAAACCTGGAAACGGAAAAACTATGACCTCCACAATGTTCTGGGGTTTTATTCCTCGTTTATTGCTTTACTTATGGCGATTACCGGTATTTACTTTACCTACCCTTACGTTAAAAATGCCTTCAATTTCACTTTATCCGGATCATTTGAACTTCCAAAAGAAAAGCAACCCAAGTCTCCGGATTCGCTACTGGCAAAAAACAATAGAGTTTTTGATCTGGCAGCCGATGAAACGAGAAAAATATATGCGTCTTCTTCAAGTTTCAGAATTCCTCTGAACGGAAAGAATAAAAAAGGAAAAGAACTGAAGAACATTCCGGTAACCATTTATCAGCAGGACGGAAGGTACAGCGAAAGAAATGTTCTCATATTCGATAAGTACTCCGGAAAACTATTGGCAAACCGACCTCATCAGAATTTATCTGCTGCAGAGAAATATTCCAATGCCAACTATGACATCCATACAGGTTCTTATTTCGGCCTGGCGGGAAAGATCATTTGGTTTATTGCAGGGCTTATCTGCACATCTTTACCTGTTACCGGATTTATGGTATGGTGGGGAAAAAGAAAGAAACAAGGGAAAAAAATATAATGAAAAAAGCTTTTTTATCAGTAGCATGCCTGGGAACAGTGACTGCTTTTGCACAAGTTAAAGATACACTACAAACCAGGAATGTTGAAGAAGTTGTACTTACGGCTTCAAGAAAAAAAGAAAATATCAAGGAAGTTCCTAGCTCTATTACCATTGTCGGGGAAAAGCAGGTACAATCTCAATTGACGGTTAATTCGGATATTACCAGTATCCTTCAATATACTGTTCCAAGTTTGGGACCAAGTTCGGGACAAACTTCCAATTCAGGACAAACCCTCCGAGGCCGCCAGGTATTGGTACTTATTGACGGGGTTCCACAGTCCACTCCACTTAGAAACGGAGCAAGGGATATAAGATCTATTGATCCGTCGGTTATTGAAAGGATCGAGGTTATTAAAGGTGCTTCGTCCATATATGGAAACGGAGCGGACGGAGGTATCATTAATTATATTACCAAAAGAAGCAGAGCGGATCAAAAGATTTCAGGTCTTTCACAGATCGGAATTACAGGTCAGCCTTATGGCGGGACATTAGGATTCAGGGCAAGCCAGCTTTTATCCGGAAAGATCACAGACAAATTTGATTATGTAGCTTCATTGGCTTACGAAAGAACGGGATACCTGAAGGATGCTGACGGTGTAAACCTCAGCCCTACCTACAGTACGGCAAAAATGGACAATTACAACGGAATGCTGAAACTGGGATATAACCTTACCCCTAATCAAAGAATTGAGGCTTCATATTTAGGATATGCTTCGAAATCAGATCTGGATTTAGGATTAAAAACCGGAAAATACGGAGTTACTCCAACAATCGGTGAAGGAAGGGGGAAAAATCTTGAAACTACTCCACAGGGAACACCAAGAAACCATAACTATAAATTAAGCTACGATAATAAAAACCTGTTTGAAGGGACATCATTGAATGTAAACCTTTATTATCAGGACTTCAGAACAGTGTATGGATACAGTGATACATTCCTGAACGGAGGGCAGTCCAACGTTATTTCCAAGAAAAAAGGTGCCCGTATTAATCTTGATACTCAATTGTGGAATACGAAAAACTCCCAGGCAGAAGTTATTTACGGAGTCGATATACTTAATGATCAAACCGTACAGAAGCTTGAAGATGGCCGTTACTGGACTCCGGACATGGACATGACCAACATTGCTCCTTTTGCACTTATTAAAATTGATCTTTTAAAAAAGCTTACCATTAAAGGAGGTGTCCGTTATGAGAATATAAAAGTTAAGGTAGGTGATTTCAATACTCTCTCATCCATTAAAAACGACGGCACATTCACAAAAAGTATTTTTGTTACCGGCGGAGACTTAAAGTACAACGCCTTTGTAGGAAACATTGGGGTGCGTTATAATATTGAAGATTATATCAATTTATTCGGAAGCTTTTCACAAGCCTATTCGATTAATGAACTGGGCAGGATCCTCAGGACATCTACGGAAGGAACTATACAAAACCTCGAAACCAAACCTATTATTGTTAACAATTATGAATTGGGAGCCACAGGTCAGATTTCCAAATGGATCAATTACGAAATTACATCTTATGTAAGTACTTCAAAATTAGGAGCTTCATTTGTTCAGAGCCCGGACCGTGCTTTAACCATTCAAAGGTCTCCCGAAGTAGTATATGGAGTAGAAGGATTTTTACATTTCACGCCTACCCGATGGATTAATTTCGGTGGAAGCTACAGCTGGATGGAAGGCATTACTTCTATAAAAAATGACGGGGATTATTCTGCAAAAATCAACAACAGCAGAATTTCTGCTCCGAAGGTCCTGGCTTATGTTCAGGTAAGGCCTGTGAAGGCACTATCTTTAGGACTTGATATGCTTCATGCCTTTAAACAGGACAGGTTCGAGCCTAATACAAAAACAGGATTATATGCTTACGGTGAAGGTCGGGTTCCGGATTACACTGTTTTCAATTTTAAGTCCAGCTATGAAGTCAATAATAACTGGAAAGTTTCTTTAGGAATAGAAAACCTTTTCAATAAACTCTACCAACCTTCTATCGCATGGTGGTCTGCAAGAGATAGTGACTTCATCAATTCTTTAGGGATGAGAGGAACTTTCATGATCGAATATAAATTTTAATTAATCTAAATAAAAGTTAAGTGTTATCTTTGCACGACTTTCTGTTACGATATGAAGAAGAAACATCACCATAAAAAAAAGCCCGGATTTTTTAAAAAGTGGTCTGCTAAACTGCATTTGTGGTTTGGACTGGGAATCGGCTTTTTAATTTTCATTATTTCCATCACCGGAGCATTATATGTTTTTAAGGATGAGATTGAAAACGTTACCCGAAAAGATGTTATCTATCATAACGAGCAAAATATAGATCAAAAACAGATCATGCCGATCAGGGTGCTGGAAAAATCAGTTACCGAACAGGTAAAAGAGAAATATCCTGTTCACTGGGTTAACATTCCTGTTGATAAGAAGATGTCATACATTTTCTATTGGTACGAACACAACACCGATGCCTGGAATTACTTTGACGAATATCCTGTCTATAAAGCGGCTTACGTAAATCCTTACACAGGAAAAGTTTTAAGAACGTATGACGAAAAAAACGGATTCTTCCAGATCGTAAAAATGATCCACTGGAGCTTTTTATTGAAACAGGACTGGGGAAAATACCTTGTTGGGATTCCCGTTATTATATTCGTCATCATGCTGATTACGGGGATCGTATTGTGGTGGCCTAAAAATAAAGCGGCGAGGAAACAACGTTTTTCTTTCAAATGGAAAAATATCAAAAGCTGGAAGAGAAAGAACTATGATCTTCACAATGTACTAGGTTTTTACGCCTCCGTTTTCGCTTTAATATTCTCTATTACCGGTTTATTTTATGCCTTCTTTTTTGTTCAGGCAGCAATCTATGTGATCTTTTCAGGAGGAAGTACCGTTTATCCTGATTTTTCCCATATCAAGACAAAGGCCCCGATAGAGCAGAGAACAGAAACCACACTCGATAAAATAAGCAATACTGTTAAAGAGAAATATCCGGATTCCTTTGGTTTTTCTATAGATCTCGGGCACGAACATATGGATGATCACGAGCATCCTAATTTTGAAGTATACGTAAAGCACCTATCCTATTCTTATCATAAAAGCAGCAGCTTAATTTTTGATGAAAACTCAGGTGAACTTCTTCACACTCACGATCCTAAAGACAAAAATTTCGGAGAAAAAGTAGTGGGAGCAAATTATGATATCCACGTCGGATCCATATTGGGGCTTCCTACAAAAATCATTGCCTTTGTTGTAAGTCTCATATGTGCCTCATTACCAGTGACTGGCTTCCTCGTATGGTGGGGAAGAAGAAAAAAGAAAACACCCAAAACGGCCTGAAAACTTTTTTTAATAAATTCTTCGTTAATAATCCATTAATACAATCTTTTTTATAATTTTAACCCTTTAGAATTATTAGAATAGAAAATGTCATTAATAGATTTATCAAAACATGTTGCCATAGGAATTGATATTGGTGGTACCAATACAAAGTTTGGAGTGGTAAACCACAGAGGAGAGGTCCTTGAAAAAGGGCATCTGAGAACGGATGAATATGAAAAGGTTGAAGATTTTATCGAAGCCCTGCATGAAAAGGTTCACCCTCTGATTGAAAAGTACGGCAATGAAAAAAATTTCGATGGCATTGGTGTAGGTGCTCCTAACGGGAACTATTACACCGGAACCATAGAGCAGGCTCCCAATCTTCCCTGGAAGGGAGTTGTTCCTTTTGCTGAATTAATGACAGCCAAATTCAATCTGCCTTGTACCATTACCAATGATGCTAATGCTGCAGCTTATGGTGAAATGCTTTTCGGAGCAGCAAGAGGAATGAAAGATTTTATCATGATCACTTTAGGGACAGGCGTAGGAAGCGGTATCGTGGCCAGTGGAAAGCTGATCTACGGACATGATGGTTTTGCCGGTGAACTCGGACATACCATTGTGAAACCGGGAGGAAGAAAGCATTGGAGTACCGGTTCTGAAGGAAGTCTTGAGGCGTATGCCTCCGCCACAGGAATTGCAATCACTGCTAAAAAAATGAGGGCTGAATTTCCTGAATCCCTGTTGAACCAGTATCCTGAAGAGGCGATCAATTCTAAAACGGTTCATGAATGTGCATTAAAAGGAGATCCTATTGCTATCGAAGTATTCAGATACACGGGACAGAAATTAGGGGAGGCATTGGCTAATTTTGTTATGTTCTCATCTCCTGAGGCGATTCTTTTATTTGGTGGAGTTATTAAAGCCGGAGATTTTATCCTGAAACCTGCAAAACTTCATATGGAAAGAAACCTTCTTTCGATTTTCAGAAATAAAGTTAAATTGGTTTTCAGCGAACTTGATGAAGCGGATGCTGCTATTTTGGGGGCAAGTGCCTTGGTTTGGGAAAAATAATCTGACGCTATTTAAAGATATAATCAAGCATCCTTTAAGGGTGCTTTTTATTTTGTCCTATATTATCCGGAATATTTGATTTTCGGCTCGCTGCAAATCACGAGCAATATGTACAAATTCTCATGACAGTTCCCGTAAAAAATGAAAAAGTTTTTCATATTTTTGATTAGCTTTTTGATATCCTTTATAGTATAGGATAGATAAAGAAACCGGTAATTCAAACAATCAACCTACAATGGATAACAATAATTTAGAACAGATTACTTTCGGCGGTGGATGCTTCTGGTGTGTAGAAAGCTGTTTCAACATGCTAAAGGGTGTAAAATCTGCAATTTCAGGCTATTCAGGAGGACATAAAGAGAATCCGACCTACGAAGAAGTATGTACAGGAAATACAGGTCATGCAGAAGTAGTACAGATCACTTATGATCCTAAGATCATTTCATACGAACAATTGATGGATGTATTCTTTTTCCTTCATGATCCTACACAGCTTAACAGGCAGGGAAATGACATCGGAACACAATACCGTTCTGTTATTTACTATAAAGATGATGCGGAAAAGCAAAAAGCAGAAGAAGCCATCAGGGTATCTGAAGCATCAGGGAGATGGTCCGGAGAATATGTTACCGAATTAACGAAATTCGATAAGTTCTGGCCTGCTGAGCAATACCACCAGGGGTATTACAATGAAAATCCTACACAACCTTATTGCAGTGCTGTGGTAGGCCCTAAAATTCAAAAATTCAAAAAACATTTCGGAGAACTGAACATGTTGAATGCTGAATAAAAAAATAAAGCGAAGAGAATAATCTCTTCGCTTTTCTTTGCAGAAAATAATCATTTATATGAGAAAACTAGTAACCCGGATTCTGTGTAAAATCATTTGATGCATCAAGTGTTGCCTGAGGAATCGGGAAAATTCTTCTGTAAGGTTGGGACGCTGACTTAGCCGTTCCCGGAAGATCGAATTTCCCAAATCTTATCATCGCTTTCCTTCTGTACATCTCCCAATACAGTTCATAGCCGGACTCTTTAAATAAAGTATTTGCATCAAGAGAAGCAATCGCAACACCCGGAGCATTATTGTATAAAGATTCGCGGGTCCTGCTGGTTCTTAATTTATTAACATCGGCTAACGCTGCTGCTATATTTCCATTTCTGAAATAGGCTTCTGCACGCATCATATAGATTGTTCCCAATCTGTATAATGGGACGTCCATTCCGCTTGTTCCGTTGTTTCCATAGCCCGGATCAAATTCAAATTTAAAATTTCTTACTCCTCTGTTGATCTGCGCCTGCGTAAATACAGCCTCAGAAGGGTTATCAAAATTTAGTTCAGGAGTAAAATCTGCAGCAAGCGTTGTGTTTTTTTCTGTAAACAACTTAAACACTTTAATTCTTCCATCTGCGGTCATATCGAAATTTCCATTTTGAAGAATTTTAGGCCCATATTGCTGACCCACCTGCAGTCCTCTGTTAAAATGAAACCATGGTTTTCCTGTTCCTTCCACTTTACTTGTTGAAGGCACGCTCACATCAGTTCCGTCATTTCTGAACCATGTTCCGTCTTCATATTGATAGGTTCTTTGAAAACGGGGGTCATCATGATTCCCGTTCCATGAGTAATAGAATTCAGGAGTGACACATGATGCATTTGTTCCTCTGTTATCCGGTGAAGGCTTCTGGCTCCTTTCCATTGACATATACGCTAAATCGTTATCCGAACCCTTGTCTGAACTGGCTATTTTTTTCTGAACAATAGTAAAGATCATCTCCTTGCTCGTATCATTATTGATATCAAAATTGTGAAAATAATTAGACTCTAAGCTAAAGTTAGGATTATTAATCAATAAGTTACAATATTCAATCACTTTATCCATATCATTTCCTCCCCCATTCACAGCCTGCTCTGTAAAATTGAAAGTACCTGCCGTTTTGTTTTTTAAAACTGCCCTGTTCAGGTACATATCTGCCAAAAGTGCATAGGCGGCTTGCTTTGTAAACCTTCCTGCATGGGTATTCTGAGTTTTAATATCTGCTAAATTGGGAATAAGCCCTGTTACTTCAGTGATTAAAGCATCAATTGTAGTATCTGCCTTTCTGATCACAATCGGGGCATTGATATTATCCGGATCCCTGTAAGGAGCTTGTCCAAATAAATCGATGGTTGTATAAGTATAATATGCCAATAATCCTTTTGCTTCTGCTAAAAATAATGCTTTATTGGCTCCTGTACTTTTGTTAGCGCTCGATATTGCCGTTAAAGATTTGGTAATCCCGAAGTTCAGCTGGTTCCATGTCGTTTTAACCACGTCACTGTTGGCATCCCAAGTAAATTCGTGCATAGCTCTCCACTTTCCTCCGTCTCCCCAGTCACTTCCTCTCGTAGGAAGAATGGCTTCATCCGTAGAATATTCCTGCAAAGCAAAAACACTTCCATGGTCCACAAAAGTTCCTTCGCCAAGCTGGCTGTAAGCAGCAGCCAAAGCAGCCTCTGGATCTGCAACTTCAGAACCCAGAACCTCATCGATTACTTTTTCATCCAGATTTGTACATCCCATTAAGGCCAATGCAGCAATGGATAAAATAATTTTATTAATATTTAAAAAATTAGATCTCATGATTTCTTTAACTCAAATTAAAATTTAACAGTTGCCCCCAAAATGAATGTTTTGGCAGACGGATATGTTGTATAGTCGATTCCCAGAGACTGGTTCCCTCCTACTTGTTTGTTCGTATCAACAAGAGGATCATATCCCGAATAACTGGTGATGGTAAATAAATTTTGTGCGCTTACGTAGAGATTAATGCTCTTTAAAAATTTCAGTTGTCCCATGTCGAAAGTATATCCTAGCCTTACGTTGTTCAAACGAAGGAAATCGGATTTTTCAAGATACAAAGAGGACAGTTGGGGCTGATTGGTGAAACTTGCTCCCGAATCGTAGAAATTTTTCAAAACATTCCTGTCTGAGGCTAGGTTATTGATATTCAGGTCAAGCGCCGTATTATTAACGAGATAGCCTCCGGTTTGTCCGATGAAAGAGAATGCAAAATCAAATCGCTTGTATTTCATATAAGAATTGATCCCGAAGGTAAAATTGGGTATAGCTCCTTCGAAAATTTTTCTGTCATTCTGATCGATTCTTCCGTCTCCGTTAATATCTTCATAGATATATTTTCCGTTGGCATCAACACCGAGATAATTCAACATATAGAAAGAACCCGCCTCATACCCGTTTTTGTAAATATTCGCCGTTACCCCGGAAAGCCCCGGTCCCGAAACTTCACCGGAGTAAATCGCTGATACCGGAAGATTTTTTACAACATTGTTCACTGTCGCCCCGTTCACATCAAGGTTCCATGTAAAATTTTCATTTTTGATGATCTCTGAACCTAAGCTGAATTCAAAACCTTTATTGACAATCTGTGCATCAACATTCTTCCAAACAGTGCTTGTTGGGCTCAAAGGTCTTGAAGGAATATTTAAAATAGGATCTTTCGTCGTCTTATGATAATATTCCAATGATCCGTACAATTTATTTTTCCATAGACTGAAATCTGTCCCAATATTGGTCTGCTCCACAACTTCCCATTTCAGGTCAGGATTTACCGTTCTATTGATGGCCACTCCGTTGATCAGATTTAAGTTATCATACAGATAATATCCCGCAGCTTGTGTTAATGAAGAACTCGCTTGTGTAATTTTGTTCGGAACTTCCTGGTTACCGGTTTGTCCCCAGCTACCTCTTAATTTTAATTCATTGATGATCTGAGAGTCCTTTAAGAAATTTTCATTGGAAACCGTCCACCCCACCGCAAATGAAGGGAAATATCCGTATTTATTATTTTTACCAAAACGAGTGGAACCGTCTGCTCGTAATGAAGCTGTTAGTAAATACTTTTTATCAAAATTATAATTTACCCTTCCGAAATAGGACTGCAATTCATTTTCCTGCGCATATCCCGCTCCGGGAATAAATGCCGTTCCTGAATATCCCGGATTAATTTCCGGTGCAATTCCCGCTCCCTGAGCAGCAATATCCTTTACTCCGAAATAAGTTCCTGTAGATTTGAATTTCTGATATGAAAAACCTCCCAGCAAACTGAAATTATGCTTATTTAAACTAAGATCATAGGTTAAGTAATGTTCCAACAGAATATTATAAGAATCAAGATTGGCCTGAACATACATTCCTTTGGGAGTTCTGTCGGTAATATTCGGATACATAGTGGTGTTTCTCTCCGACATTGTTTTATCGATCCCTAAATTGAATTTATAATTCAATCCCGGCAAGATCCTTAAAGTTGCCTCTGTATTTCCCAAAACCCTGAAGGTATTGGTCTTGTCATTATAAACACTTAACAGATATAATGGATTATAATGAGCGTTCATATTAAAATTAGTGAAGTTCCCGTTTTGATCATAAACAGAACGGGTTGGGTTCGCCATCAGGGCATGAATAATGACTTGACCATCCGATCCTGCATTACCTCCGTTCGGGATTCCTGTTTCCCTGATGTCACTTGCCGTAAGGTTTACTTTAACCTTTAGCCTTTTATTGTCAAAAAAAGACTCTTCTGCATTCAGACGGGCAGTTGTTCTTTTAAAACCACTGTTGAGAACAATACCGTCCTGATCCATGTGAGAAATGGAAGCAAAATAATTTCCTGTTTCCGTAGCTTTTGAAAATGATACCGAGTGATTCTGAGACACCGCGTTTCTATAGATCTCATCCTGCCAATCCGTATTTCCTCCGTGATCATAAAGCTTATCAACTCCGGCAGCTCTGTACTGATCTGCCGTTAGCAGATCCAGCTTCTTAATAACAGAAGAAAAACCAAGATAGGTATCATAGGTAAACATAGGTTCTCCTCTCTTTCCTCTTTTCGTGGTGACCAAAACAACTCCATTCGATCCCCGGGCTCCATAAATGGCAGCAGCCGAAGCATCTTTTAAGACGGTGATTGATTCGATATCACTGGTATTCAGAAAGTTTAATGGATTTTTTGCCTGTGCATTTCCTAAACCTACATTCGGGCTTGTTGCACTCACCGCATCATTACTTAAAGGAACACCATCTACAACAAATAAAGGAGTACTACCACTCCTTATTGAACCGATCCCACGAATAGATACGTTCACTCCGGCCCCCGGTTCACCGCTTGACTGAACTATACGAACACCGGCAATCTTTCCCTGCATCAGGTTATCCACAGAAATGTTCATTCCTTCTTTGAAGTTTTCAGCCTTCAACTGGCTGACAGCTCCTGTTAAATCAGATTTTTTCTGGGATCCATAACCTACTAAAGTTACCTCTTCGATAGAAGTTGCTGCTTTTTTGGATTTTAGCCGTACAGAAACAGAAGTTCCGTCGATCTTTATCTTCTGAACTTCATAACCGTCATAAGAGACTGATAATGTTTGTCCGATAGTAGCAGAAATGCTAAAATTTCCTGAAGCATCTGAGATGGCTGTAGCTCCCGTTTCTGCAACCATAATTTTTGCCCCCTCAACCGGTGATCCTTCCTGATCCAGAACAACTCCGGAAATCGTCTCATTTACCTGCGAGTAAACAGGGCTAATGGTCGTAAACCCCTCTGCATTGGCCTGATTGGCCACCAGAAAGATTAACGCTATTGGAATTAGCTTTTTAAATTTAAAAAAATTAATTTTGTGGTACATATCATTAAGTAAATTGTAATAAACATTTGCTTAGTAAAAAGCCGCTGTTGTTCCCGCAACAGTGGTTTTTTTCAACTCTTTTCACAGCTTATTTTCGGCATACAAAGTAAATTCATTTCCCCAAAAACTATTTTAACATAATATTATCTTAAGATCAACAAAATATAAATATCCCAAAATGAGAAAATAATATCGTTTTAACTTTCAGAGTCTTACAAACAGTATCTTTTACCGTATTTACATAATCTTAAAAATTTATTAACATAATATATAAATTATCTAAGGACAAGAGTCGCTAATTTCGCCATGACAAAATTTGAGTTATTATGAAAAAGGCTGCCGTTTTTCTGTTATCCTTATCACCCTATTTTTTGCTATGGGCACAGAGACAGAATCTGGATGATGTAAAGATGAATGAAATCCAGGTGATCGGCTCCCATAACAGCTATAAGAAAGCAATCCTTCCTGAGGTGTATGATTTTCTGGCAAAAAAAGATTCATTACATTCCCTGCCTAAAATTCAATACGAGCATATCGCGATCCCGGAACAGCTGGATTTAGGATTACGGAACCTCGAACTTGATGTGTATGCAGACAGCAAAGGCGGAAAATATGCCCACCCGAAAATTTTAGATCTTGTCAAAACAAAACAACCTTTTGATCCGGAAGGGAAAATGAAAAAGCCGGGATACAAAATGATCCATATTACGGATATTGATTATCAGACCTGGTATTACACACTTGAAGAGTGTTTAAAGGATCTTAAAAAATGGTCCGACGCACACCCTGATCACGACCCTATATTCATTACCCTGGAACCTAAAGATGGCGGAGCCAACACATTCGGAACCGAACCGGAGCACTATACAAGCCAATTATTCGATGACCTTGATAACGAGCTTAAAAAGTACCTCGGTAAAAACAAGATCATCACCCCGGATGATATTCGCGGATCCTATACCACATTGAACGAAGCAGTCCTTCACAAGAACTGGCCGACCGTAAAAAATGCCAAAGGAAAGTTTCTTTTTGTGCTGGATAACGACGGAGAAAACAGGGATCTCTATATCAAGGGACACGCTTCTTTATCGGGAAGGATGATATTCACTAATTCAGTACCCGGAACCCCGGAAGCTGCAGTATTGTTCAGGAATGATCCCGGTCCTGAAATCCGGGAACTCGTACTAAAAGGATATATTATCCGCACCAGGGCAGATGCAGATACTATGGAAGCGAGAGCCGGAGATTATTCAAGGTTTGAAAAAGCCAAAGCAAGCGGGGCACAAATAATTTCAACAGATTATTACTTACCCAGCAGGCTTTTTAAATCAGATTATAAGGTAAGTTTTGAAAATAATACTTATGAAAGAAAAAATCCGGTAAACGGACAATAATTACACAAGTTCACATTCATATCAAAGAAAAGCAGTCTTAGCATAAGGTTGCTTTCTTTTTATTTTAAAAAATCTTTTAATAACGAAGGTTTGAGAAGCATGATTCAGCCATTCAACATAAGATTCCTCTACAGTTTTTTTACTGATTGCTTTTTCAAATCAATTTCAAAATGATCAGCCGGATCTCCGTTTGAAAGCAGGGATAAGATCCTGAAGACAGATTTTAGCTTTAATATAAAAGGATCCTTCGATTGATTTTGCTCAAAAGATTTTACCAGAACCTGATATTGCATCCACCTTTCCTTCGAAATATCCTTTCGTGCAAGTTCATCAGCAGACTGGAATTTATACAGGTCGAACAACAGATCTTCAAGATTCCATTTTTTGAACGAATGTATATTGATATTTTTAGGCAATGTATATTTTGAATCCTCAGAAAGCAAAAGCAATTCTTTCCCTGATAAGGATTTCCCT
The sequence above is drawn from the Chryseobacterium daecheongense genome and encodes:
- a CDS encoding PepSY-associated TM helix domain-containing protein codes for the protein MRKKHHHKKKPSTTKKWSAQLHLWFGLSVGLIVFIVSLSGTLYVFKDEIQNIIRKDAIELKRETIREQPLPISLLREKVTLELNEKYPLSSVEIPMDKGKSYGFLYYKKGKKGWNYFQEVLINKQVFVNQYTGEILAVYDEKYDVFTILKYIHWSLLLKSDWGKYVVGIPVVLFIVMLITGIVLWWPQNKKARKGRFWFNWKNVKTWKRKNYDLHNVLGFYSSFIALLMAITGIYFTYPYVKNAFNFTLSGSFELPKEKQPKSPDSLLAKNNRVFDLAADETRKIYASSSSFRIPLNGKNKKGKELKNIPVTIYQQDGRYSERNVLIFDKYSGKLLANRPHQNLSAAEKYSNANYDIHTGSYFGLAGKIIWFIAGLICTSLPVTGFMVWWGKRKKQGKKI
- a CDS encoding TonB-dependent receptor, whose translation is MKKAFLSVACLGTVTAFAQVKDTLQTRNVEEVVLTASRKKENIKEVPSSITIVGEKQVQSQLTVNSDITSILQYTVPSLGPSSGQTSNSGQTLRGRQVLVLIDGVPQSTPLRNGARDIRSIDPSVIERIEVIKGASSIYGNGADGGIINYITKRSRADQKISGLSQIGITGQPYGGTLGFRASQLLSGKITDKFDYVASLAYERTGYLKDADGVNLSPTYSTAKMDNYNGMLKLGYNLTPNQRIEASYLGYASKSDLDLGLKTGKYGVTPTIGEGRGKNLETTPQGTPRNHNYKLSYDNKNLFEGTSLNVNLYYQDFRTVYGYSDTFLNGGQSNVISKKKGARINLDTQLWNTKNSQAEVIYGVDILNDQTVQKLEDGRYWTPDMDMTNIAPFALIKIDLLKKLTIKGGVRYENIKVKVGDFNTLSSIKNDGTFTKSIFVTGGDLKYNAFVGNIGVRYNIEDYINLFGSFSQAYSINELGRILRTSTEGTIQNLETKPIIVNNYELGATGQISKWINYEITSYVSTSKLGASFVQSPDRALTIQRSPEVVYGVEGFLHFTPTRWINFGGSYSWMEGITSIKNDGDYSAKINNSRISAPKVLAYVQVRPVKALSLGLDMLHAFKQDRFEPNTKTGLYAYGEGRVPDYTVFNFKSSYEVNNNWKVSLGIENLFNKLYQPSIAWWSARDSDFINSLGMRGTFMIEYKF
- a CDS encoding PepSY-associated TM helix domain-containing protein; the encoded protein is MKKKHHHKKKPGFFKKWSAKLHLWFGLGIGFLIFIISITGALYVFKDEIENVTRKDVIYHNEQNIDQKQIMPIRVLEKSVTEQVKEKYPVHWVNIPVDKKMSYIFYWYEHNTDAWNYFDEYPVYKAAYVNPYTGKVLRTYDEKNGFFQIVKMIHWSFLLKQDWGKYLVGIPVIIFVIMLITGIVLWWPKNKAARKQRFSFKWKNIKSWKRKNYDLHNVLGFYASVFALIFSITGLFYAFFFVQAAIYVIFSGGSTVYPDFSHIKTKAPIEQRTETTLDKISNTVKEKYPDSFGFSIDLGHEHMDDHEHPNFEVYVKHLSYSYHKSSSLIFDENSGELLHTHDPKDKNFGEKVVGANYDIHVGSILGLPTKIIAFVVSLICASLPVTGFLVWWGRRKKKTPKTA
- a CDS encoding ROK family protein, giving the protein MSLIDLSKHVAIGIDIGGTNTKFGVVNHRGEVLEKGHLRTDEYEKVEDFIEALHEKVHPLIEKYGNEKNFDGIGVGAPNGNYYTGTIEQAPNLPWKGVVPFAELMTAKFNLPCTITNDANAAAYGEMLFGAARGMKDFIMITLGTGVGSGIVASGKLIYGHDGFAGELGHTIVKPGGRKHWSTGSEGSLEAYASATGIAITAKKMRAEFPESLLNQYPEEAINSKTVHECALKGDPIAIEVFRYTGQKLGEALANFVMFSSPEAILLFGGVIKAGDFILKPAKLHMERNLLSIFRNKVKLVFSELDEADAAILGASALVWEK
- the msrA gene encoding peptide-methionine (S)-S-oxide reductase MsrA, with the translated sequence MDNNNLEQITFGGGCFWCVESCFNMLKGVKSAISGYSGGHKENPTYEEVCTGNTGHAEVVQITYDPKIISYEQLMDVFFFLHDPTQLNRQGNDIGTQYRSVIYYKDDAEKQKAEEAIRVSEASGRWSGEYVTELTKFDKFWPAEQYHQGYYNENPTQPYCSAVVGPKIQKFKKHFGELNMLNAE